The genomic region CAGCAGGTATGCTGTCGGTGCTGAAGCAAAAAATTGAAGAGGGGGGAATAACCAACTTTCGACCTACCCTTGTAGATTTACAGCAACAACCAGCCCCAATTGGCTCCTTTGACGTTATTTTTACAATGATGACACTGCATCATGTTGCAGACATCCCATCCTTGCTTGCCGCTTTTTGGCAGAATATGGCACAGGGAGGTTACCTTTGCATTTCAGACTTAGTCTCCGAAGATGGGTCCTTTCATGCAAACGACCCATCCTTTGATGGTCACAATGGCTTTGACCGTGCCTTTATTGGTAGCGCACTCGTAGCCGCAGGATTTACAGTTGAGGAATATGCGGTTTATTTTACACTCAGTAAAATGGTGAAAAATCAAAAAAAGGATTATCCCCTTTTCTTCGTTATTGCTCATAAACCATAAAACAGTTAATGAAAGCAATTTCTTGGTTCGACAATTTGATCAGCAGAGCCATTTAAATTGTTGCTTTGTGTTCAGATTCCCTTTACAAAACGTAGCGGTTTCAATTGACGATTTTTCTCCATCTAAGTATTGCTATTAAGCATGGGCATATAAGCAATATGAATAAATATATGTTCTTCAAGGTTCGTTGCTTATCTGTTTTATAATCAGGATTTTGAAAGCAAAAAGTGCTAAAAAACTGCTTGATAAAGAACGTGTAGGAGTAGTTTTTGTGAGTTGAAAATACTTTTGTAGTTTTATATCCTGAAAACAGCGGATGTTGCACGTAGTTTAACAATCAACTTTTTGCGCCAAAATGCAATCCGTAATTACGTAATTAAGGGAGAAAAATCTCATTGGATGCATAGCCTGCATCCTCAATTTGTATTTTTCTTTTTAAGATAATCGTTAGAATAATTTGCATCGTTTTTCATTTGTTTTGTAATTCAACACCACTATGAGTGAAGCCTACTATTCCATTATTGCTGCAACCGGAAAATATATTCCTACGAAGGTTGTAAAAAACGAAAAATTTTTAAAGCATAAGTTTTACAACTCCTCGGGTGAGCAGTTGGTAAAGCCTAACATGGAAATTATTGATAAGTTTAGACAGATTACTGAAATTGAGGAAAGACGCTACGTTGAGGATAATTTAGTAGCATCCGATATTGGCTTTTTAGCCGCATCCGACGCCTTGGCCTCCTCCGGAATCAACAAGGAAGAGCTCGACTATATAATTGTAGCGCACAACTTTGGCGACGTTAAGAAGTCAAACC from Williamwhitmania sp. harbors:
- a CDS encoding class I SAM-dependent methyltransferase, giving the protein MYFDDRAQNWDADVSKVERAQAFASKIVKFVKLEPSFTAMEYGCGTGLLSMQLRDKFSEIFLVDTSAGMLSVLKQKIEEGGITNFRPTLVDLQQQPAPIGSFDVIFTMMTLHHVADIPSLLAAFWQNMAQGGYLCISDLVSEDGSFHANDPSFDGHNGFDRAFIGSALVAAGFTVEEYAVYFTLSKMVKNQKKDYPLFFVIAHKP